From one Streptomyces sp. ICC1 genomic stretch:
- a CDS encoding beta-N-acetylhexosaminidase codes for MRVPRRTLAALLVLAAVPAAASCTAARGDDARPGDEPPAALAPYERLLPAPASAHAEGPGYAFGPGTVIRTGPTGDEEVRKVGELLAEQLRGPSGLPLPVVDGAEGDGIRLRLDGAAEDAGEEGYRLESRPGGVTLTARTPAGLFHAGQTLRQLLPVSGPGTVPGGTVTDAPRFAYRGAMLDIARHFFTVEQVKRYVDQLAQYKVNTLHLHLTDDQGWRIAIDSWPRLAQVGGAGEVGGGPGGHWTKDDYRELVAYAGERYVDVVPEIDMPGHVNAAQAAYAELNCDGKAREPYTGIKVGFSSLCVGEERTYEFIDQVLGELAELTPGTYLHIGGDEAHSTPAADYAAFMDRAQAVVAKHGKTVVAWHQLATARPAGGAVLQYWGHDRTPAPEKAAVVAAAKAGNPVILSPADRLYLDMKYDKATKPGLAWAGYVPVRRAYDWDPGSYLAGGLPESAVLGVEAPLWTETVATRLDLELLAFPRVLGLAELGWSPAAARDWDSYRLRLAAQGPRLDAQDVNYHRAPDVPWS; via the coding sequence CGCCCGCGGCGACGACGCCCGGCCCGGCGACGAACCCCCCGCCGCGCTCGCCCCCTACGAACGGCTCCTGCCGGCGCCCGCCTCCGCGCACGCCGAAGGCCCGGGGTACGCCTTCGGGCCGGGCACGGTCATCCGTACCGGCCCGACCGGCGACGAGGAGGTCCGCAAGGTCGGCGAACTCCTCGCCGAGCAGCTGCGGGGGCCCAGCGGGCTGCCGCTGCCCGTGGTGGACGGCGCCGAGGGCGACGGGATCCGCCTCAGGCTCGACGGGGCGGCCGAGGACGCGGGGGAGGAGGGGTACCGGCTGGAGTCCCGACCCGGCGGGGTCACGCTCACCGCCCGCACGCCCGCCGGGCTCTTCCACGCCGGCCAGACGCTGCGCCAGCTGCTGCCGGTGTCCGGCCCGGGGACGGTGCCGGGCGGGACGGTCACCGACGCGCCGCGCTTCGCGTACCGGGGGGCGATGCTCGACATCGCCCGCCACTTCTTCACGGTGGAGCAGGTGAAGAGGTACGTGGACCAGCTCGCCCAGTACAAGGTCAACACCCTGCACCTGCACCTGACCGACGACCAGGGGTGGCGCATCGCGATCGACTCCTGGCCGCGGCTCGCGCAGGTCGGGGGCGCCGGCGAGGTCGGCGGCGGGCCCGGCGGCCACTGGACGAAGGACGACTACCGGGAGCTGGTGGCCTACGCGGGGGAGCGGTACGTGGACGTGGTCCCGGAGATCGACATGCCGGGGCACGTGAACGCGGCGCAGGCCGCCTACGCGGAGCTGAACTGCGACGGCAAGGCGCGCGAGCCCTACACCGGGATCAAGGTCGGCTTCAGCTCGCTGTGCGTCGGCGAGGAGCGGACCTACGAGTTCATCGACCAGGTGCTGGGCGAGCTCGCGGAGCTGACCCCGGGCACGTACCTGCACATCGGCGGCGACGAGGCGCACTCCACGCCGGCGGCGGACTACGCGGCCTTCATGGACCGGGCGCAGGCGGTGGTGGCGAAGCACGGCAAGACGGTGGTGGCCTGGCACCAGCTGGCGACGGCCCGTCCGGCCGGGGGCGCGGTGCTCCAGTACTGGGGACACGACCGCACCCCGGCGCCGGAGAAGGCGGCCGTCGTCGCGGCGGCCAAGGCGGGGAACCCGGTGATCCTGTCCCCGGCGGACCGGCTGTACCTGGACATGAAGTACGACAAGGCGACGAAGCCGGGGCTGGCCTGGGCGGGGTACGTGCCGGTGCGCAGGGCCTACGACTGGGACCCGGGGAGCTACCTGGCCGGTGGGCTCCCGGAGTCCGCGGTCCTGGGCGTGGAGGCGCCGCTGTGGACCGAGACGGTCGCGACCCGCCTCGACCTCGAGCTCCTGGCCTTCCCGAGGGTGCTGGGCCTGGCGGAGCTGGGCTGGTCCCCGGCCGCGGCCCGCGACTGGGACTCCTACCGGCTGCGCCTGGCGGCCCAGGGCCCGCGCCTCGACGCCCAGGACGTCAACTACCACCGGGCCCCGGACGTGCCCTGGTCGTAG